The Streptococcus pantholopis genome has a segment encoding these proteins:
- a CDS encoding YlbF/YmcA family competence regulator, whose product MANVYDIANELERAIRVLPEYQAAVTAKSAVEADSEAKELWEQFLQAQKKFQTMMQSGQAPSQEEQEELTVLGQKIEENPVLKAYLEQQQRLSVYIADIEKIVYAPLRDLQ is encoded by the coding sequence ATGGCAAATGTTTATGATATTGCAAATGAGTTAGAAAGAGCTATTCGGGTGCTTCCTGAGTATCAGGCAGCAGTTACTGCTAAGTCAGCTGTTGAGGCTGACAGCGAGGCTAAGGAACTTTGGGAGCAATTTTTACAAGCTCAGAAAAAGTTTCAGACTATGATGCAGTCAGGGCAAGCGCCTTCTCAAGAGGAACAGGAAGAATTAACTGTCTTGGGGCAAAAAATCGAAGAAAACCCTGTTTTGAAGGCTTATCTCGAGCAGCAGCAGCGTTTGTCTGTTTATATTGCTGACATTGAAAAAATTGTTTATGCGCCTTTGCGGGACCTTCAGTAA